One part of the Rutidosis leptorrhynchoides isolate AG116_Rl617_1_P2 chromosome 1, CSIRO_AGI_Rlap_v1, whole genome shotgun sequence genome encodes these proteins:
- the LOC139860575 gene encoding large ribosomal subunit protein eL13z-like — MVKHNNVIPNGHFKKHWQNYVKTWFNQPARKTRRRNARQAKAVKDFPRPAGKLRPQVHGQTLKYNMKLREGRGFSLEELKAAGIPKKLAPTIGIAVDHRRRNRSLEGLQANVQRLKTFKAKLVVFPRRARKIKAGDSTPEELATATQVQGPVLPIVREKLAPELVKVTEEMKSFGAYSKLRLERTNKRHLGARLKRAAEAEKEEKK; from the exons ATGGTGAAGCATAACAATGTTATCCCAAATGGCCAtttcaagaaacattggcaaaaCTATGTGAAAACATGGTTTAACCAACCTGCACGCAAAACAAGGAGAAGAAATG CTAGACAAGCAAAGGCTGTTAAGGATTTTCCAAGGCCAGCTGGCAAACTTCGTCCACAGGTTCATGGACAAACCTTGAAATACAACATGAAGCTTAGGGAGGGCCGAGGGTTTTCGCTTGAGGAATTGAAG GCTGCAGGTATTCCAAAGAAGCTTGCACCGACTATCGGCATTGCTGTTGACCATCGACGCCGTAACCGTTCATTGGAAGGTCTCCAAGCTAATGTTCAGAGGTTGAAGACATTCAAGGCTAAATTGGTCGTCTTCCCAAGACGTGCAAGGAAAATTAAG gCTGGTGATTCTACCCCAGAGGAGCTTGCAACTGCTACCCAAGTTCAAGGTCCAGTACTACCTATTGTTAGGGAGAAGCTTGCTCCTGAACTTGTCAAGGTGACCGAGGAGATGAAATCTTTCGGTGCGTACTCTAAGCTTCGTCTTGAGAGAACAAACAAACGTCACTTGGGTGCAAGACTCAAGAGGGCTGCTGAGGCAGAAAAGGAAGAGAAAAAGTAG